The Caldicellulosiruptor obsidiansis OB47 genome segment TGCTACACTAGTAAGCCTCGGTCTTGTTACAGGGGACAATACAAACAGGATTAATCTGGACAGACATATTTCTCGAGCTGAGTTAGCAGCACTTATTGGAAAGGCTTTTGACTTGTATCAAAGATACTACAGAAATTACTTTGCAGATGTATCAAAATATGAGTGGTATGCTCCATATGCAGAAGCCCTCAAGGAGAAGGGTATCCTAGATGGATATAACAACAAGTTCAATCCTAAAGGTCTTGTAACAAGAGAACAATTAGCTAAAATTGCTGTAAATATAGCTGAGCAATATATAAGCAAAGAACAACAGCCAAAAACAATTGCAGATTTTGATAAAATTTCTTTATGGGCAAAGGAATATGTCCAAAAAGCATTAGCATATGAAATCATGAGTGTAGATGATCAGGGAAATTTCAGACCACAGGACTATGCTACAAGAGAAGAGGTATTTAATACAATTTATAATCTAATAGTTGTGAAAAACAAAAATCTAAAGGATTATATAACTGCTGATTTAAAACCATATGGTGTTGAGGTAACATTCAAAGTTAAAGTTCCACAAAATACACCGGATGATAACATTCATATTGCTGGAACATTTAGTGCAGTAGGTTATAGTGATTGGAATCCTTCTGATAACAATTTGAAGCTTTCAAAGAATGCAGATGGTACTTATTCAATCACAATGTATATTCCTGAAGGAACAACCATTGAGTACAAATATGTCAGAGGCGAGTGGAGTAAGGTGGAAAAAGGACCAAATGGTGAGGAATTATCAAATAGAAGTGTAACAATCAAAAAAGGAGCAGATAACAAAATGTTCATTGAAGATACTGTTTCTAAGTGGGCAGATAAATAGGGCAATATTTTGTGATTTTGAGGGATAGGATTGAGAGGTACCTCTCAATCCTATCTTGCTATTTAAAAAGTGATTAAACTAATTTCTAAAGACTTCTACACAATATATAAAAGTGAAGGTGTGAATGCCATATGAAGTTTTTCAAAAGTATATCTAAGAGATTAAAAGAGTACATGAAAAACAAATTAAATTTTGCAAAAGTAATAAGTTTCTTGCTTATTGTTTTGTTTGCATGTTTAATAGTATTTTCTACATATTCTGTGGCTAAAAACATAGCTGTTTCAGCGGAATTGAAATCAGCAAAAAACATTGTAGCGTCTGTTAACAAGTATTTGGAGTACAAACTTAACTTAGTTGAAGTTCAGGCTGATTCGTTTGCTAGCAATCCGCAGGTGGTAAAATTAGTAACACAATACGACAGTCTTGATGATTATGAAAAATACGCAATTGATAATGCAATTCAGCAATATCTTAATGCTATTTCAGATACTGCAAAAGTTATTTCATTTATCTTATATATTCCAAAGCATCCTAATATAACTCCCCAATTGAGAGGGCAAAGTCCTTACAATGTGAATTATATAGGGCAAAATAGGAATTTAATAAGTCAATTAAAAGAGGAAGGCTGGGGAAATCTTCCGTCTGATTTAGAAATTAAATTTGGAGCTGATAAAGATACAGTAAATCAATCCATTTGTTATTTTAAGTGGATTGGAGATAAAAACAAAAAAGAGGGAATAGTAATATTTGGAGTTAGCTTTGAATTGCTTAACGAATTGTTGGATGAAGCTTATGGTAGCAGTGCTGATAAATTTTTGCTTGTTTCTAATCAAAAAGTTGTTTATAGCAAGACAAAAATGAGCTTGAATGCGGTAAAGCATATTGGGTTAGATGAATTTATTGTAAAAGATAAGAAGTTAATTTATCGCTATAGAGTGGCAAATTTTCCGTTGGATATATATGTGGTAAAACAAGTTGAATTCAAAGGTTTAACATATATTCCTTTTATAATATTTTTATTTATAGCATTATTGGCATGGAGAATTCTATCTATGATAATGAAAAACATAAAGAAAGAACTAACAGCAATTGAAACATATATGAATACATTGCAACCGACAAACGAAATAAAGTTATTAAATGAGTTTTACAATTCTGCTCAAGAATTGATTGAAACTAAGGAAGAAATTTCAAGGATGAATGTTGACATAACCAAAAAGTTTAGCGTATATTTGGAAAATGCATTAAAAAGTGTTAATATAATGATCGAAGAAATTCATGGTATTGAAGACAATCTGGAAAGTATAAATGGGATATGGTATAAAATGAAAGAATTATTTTTAAGCATCTCAGATAATATAAATAAAATAATGGTAACAGAAGATAAATTTTCTAAACGTTTTATTGAAGATAATCAAAAAATTCAGGAAGAAGCACAGAAATTGAGAGATATTATTAGTGATTATAAACATAAGATAAAGGATATAATAAATAAGAAAAAGGTAGCATTGACTAAGATAGATCAAATTTCCACGCAACTTGAAAAGCTAAAGGAATTAGAGAATTTCAATAGACAGAGTATAAATTCAGTTGAACAATTGGACATAATATCGCTAAATTCTATAATAAAAACAGCGAAAGAAGAATCAAACAGAACATTAAATATGATTAGTCAGCAGTTGATTTATCAAACAAAATTATTAAAGTCGGATTTAGTAAACATTACAAAAATAATTCAAAACATAATAAAAAGTACGCCTTCTATATCAAAATATAACAACATTATGAATAACATGGATTTATACACAAGTTATGACATGCATTTTGATGAAATAAAAAGAGTATTACATGAAATGTCAGAAAATGTTATAGAAGTTAACGATAAGACTAAACAACAGAAAGATGTTTTAAGAAAGATGATAGACAACTATAATATAGCGTTTGATGAGATTACAAACATGAAAGATTATTTTTATGAGCTTACAAGTAGTTTAAGAGCATATAGAACGTCTGTAGATAGTTTGAAAAACCAGTTGCAAGAAATAGTAGAGATAATAACAAAGTTAAAAAAGCATTGGAGTGAATAAGAATGGTAGGCACGTCAAGACTTTTAAGAAGACAAGTATCAGGATTTTTGTTTTTTTTATATACAATTTTGTTGATTGTTTCGATATTAACAAATTATGCTGTTCCCAAAAGGACTTTAGAAAAAGAGCTTAAAAAAAGCTTTGAAGGTGATGCTAAGGCAATATCTGAGCAATTTGAAAGTTATTTCAAGTTTGTGAATGACATGCTTTTGTCGTTTTCATTAAATAGAGAGGTTTCAAGAATTCTTACTTTGTCTCAGGAAGATGCTAAAAGTAAAGATAATATAGCGTCGTATGAAATAATACTTTCAAGCTTAAAAGATGCAGCTCAGCGATTGGGTGGAGACTTGTATCTTCATGTTAAAGACACTTATTTGTTTGCAAATCTTAAAGGAGAAATTGGGAATGCTAAATTTGAAGAACTTGCTATGTTAGAAAAAGTTGCATCTATAGAAGCAGATATTCCACTTACTGTATATTCTGACAAGGATAAATTAGTGTTTGAAATGCCAGTTTTGAATTTTATGACTTTTAATAAGATTGGAGAAATATATCTTGTAGTGAATAAAGCAAGTATATTGCAAAATGTACTCAAAACCTATGAACACTATCAGTTTGTTGTAAAAACAAAAGACGGGGAAGTGTTAATAAGTAAGGGAAAAGCAGGCAGAGAGCAATTTGTATATTCACAAAATGTAGTTGGTGGCAATTTTAACTTGTCTGTAGGTGGTGCTAAAGACTATATATTCAGACAAATAAGCTTTGTTCGTTGGTTATTTTTGATACTAACTTTTATATCAATGATCTTTATTATTGTACTATCATTGTTTATTTCCAACGTTGTAGTTAATCCTTTAAAAGGATTGGAACAATTATTCAAAAAAATAAAGGAGAAAGATTTGAGTGTTGAGAAAAAGATAAGTCAAATAAATGATGAAATAGACAAAATTTATAATTCCTTCTTTAGAATTCTGCAATCCCTAAAAAAGCCGATAATGTATTTTAATGAAATAATAAATAATCCAAATATATCTAAAAGTAAATTTGAAAATGTGATTCAACAGAGTGAAGATATAAACAAAGAGATTAATGAAAAATCAATAAAATTTTTAAATTCATTGGAAAGGCAGAGAGATTGTTTGAAAGTTTTAAGTGAAAGCATGGACATGTATATGCATAACCTGGAAGATATCAAAGTATATTTACTGAATCAAGGTAATAGATTAAAGACATTAGATAGTTTATGCAGTTCATTTAAGTTAGAGGTAAGAAAAGTAGAAAATTATACTGATGAGATCGAAGAAATATTGTCTCACTATAGCAGTATTGTTAGCGATTTAAGCAATAAGATAAAAGAATTAATAAAGTTATCCGACAATTCTGGAAGATTAGCAAGAGGATTAAAAATGGTGCAAATTTCAGTTAAGATAGAGTTGATGAACAACAAAATTGCAAATTTTATAGACGTTTCAGCACTTGAAAAACTAATAAGTGGTATAGAACAACTAATTACAAGATTTTATGATGTGTTAAAGAATATTGATGATACGAATCAAGATGTTATAAGGGAAATTTGGAATCTACACAGTGATTTAAAAAGAGACGAAGATTTACAAGAACAATTTTTGTCGGTACTAAACAAGATGGAAAGCAACATTTTGGGAGTGTACCAAAAAATTAATGATGTGACTAATGAAATTGATATATTGAAGTCAAAGATTCAAGAAGTTAACAATGAGATTGCTATTGACATTGCAAAACTAAATAATACCAAAAATAATGTTCAGCAAGTGCTGACTGATTGTTTTTCAATAAAAGAAAATATAGAACACATGATGAATGAAATTGCAAAGGTTGAACAACTTGCAAAAGAAATAAAAAAATATGCATCTGCTTATAAGCTTTAAAGAGAAAAGAAGGCTGTCCAACTCATTATTGGACAGCCTTCTATTTAATTAATTTTCATCAAAATAATTACAAATTAATCTTAAACAGCATTTGTTACAAATTGGCTTTTTGCTTTTACAAATTTCTTTGCAATGCTTTACAATAAGTGCATGAAACTCATTAAAAAACTTGGTTTGAGGAGTCAGTTTGGCCATAATAATTGCTTGTAAATCACTATATGATATTTTTTCACTTTCTATTAAACCCAGCCTATAAAAAAGTCTTTTTGTATAACTGTCTACCACAAAGATGGGTTTTTCAGCACCGTACAAAATTATGCTATCAGCTGTTTCAAATCCTATACCTTTTTGAGAAAGCAAAATCTTTCTCAAACTTAAGATATCAAGAGCAAACAATTTTTCTAAGTCAGAGTTAAATTCTCTTTTCAAAAAGTTGCAAAATTCTTTTAACCTTTTAGCTTTTTGGTTATAATAACCTGCTGGTTTGATTAATTCAGCCAGCTTCTCATCAGGAGTTTGCAATATTCCTTCAACTGAGAGGATATTTGCTCTTTTCAGATTGCAAATAGCCTTTTCAGCAGAGTTCCAAGAAATATTTTGAGCTAAGATTGCGCCTATGACCATCTCAAATTTAGTTTCAGCAGGCCACCAGTTCTGTGGTCCCCAAAATTCGTAAAGCTTGTTATAAATATTGTAAAGAAATTGCGAAATGTCAGTAGGAAGAGCTAATTTTTTAATATCTTCTTGTTTCATAGCGTTTTTCTAATCCTCTTCTCCTTTCTTTATCACAGTGAATTTATAAACTGACTTTAAAAATACATTGAAAAAGTCATTTGGACTATGGTCTTTTATCACAGATAAGAGCGAATATTCTTCTGGCTTTTTGTTTCTGTCAACAAAGATTGTGATGACAATCATATTACCCTCAATCAGAGAATTTTTGCTACTATCAATCTTTTCTAAAGGATAATACATTACAGCTGCGTTTATGTACTTTGATTTAAGGTCAATCTTTTCAATATATACATCATAAATTCCTTTTTCGAATACACTGGACATCAAAATTTGTGACTTGATAAAAGTTATAACGGGATTGTAATATTTCATTTCAGATTTAGACACCTTATTTT includes the following:
- a CDS encoding endonuclease III domain-containing protein, yielding MKQEDIKKLALPTDISQFLYNIYNKLYEFWGPQNWWPAETKFEMVIGAILAQNISWNSAEKAICNLKRANILSVEGILQTPDEKLAELIKPAGYYNQKAKRLKEFCNFLKREFNSDLEKLFALDILSLRKILLSQKGIGFETADSIILYGAEKPIFVVDSYTKRLFYRLGLIESEKISYSDLQAIIMAKLTPQTKFFNEFHALIVKHCKEICKSKKPICNKCCLRLICNYFDEN
- a CDS encoding methyl-accepting chemotaxis protein, which translates into the protein MVGTSRLLRRQVSGFLFFLYTILLIVSILTNYAVPKRTLEKELKKSFEGDAKAISEQFESYFKFVNDMLLSFSLNREVSRILTLSQEDAKSKDNIASYEIILSSLKDAAQRLGGDLYLHVKDTYLFANLKGEIGNAKFEELAMLEKVASIEADIPLTVYSDKDKLVFEMPVLNFMTFNKIGEIYLVVNKASILQNVLKTYEHYQFVVKTKDGEVLISKGKAGREQFVYSQNVVGGNFNLSVGGAKDYIFRQISFVRWLFLILTFISMIFIIVLSLFISNVVVNPLKGLEQLFKKIKEKDLSVEKKISQINDEIDKIYNSFFRILQSLKKPIMYFNEIINNPNISKSKFENVIQQSEDINKEINEKSIKFLNSLERQRDCLKVLSESMDMYMHNLEDIKVYLLNQGNRLKTLDSLCSSFKLEVRKVENYTDEIEEILSHYSSIVSDLSNKIKELIKLSDNSGRLARGLKMVQISVKIELMNNKIANFIDVSALEKLISGIEQLITRFYDVLKNIDDTNQDVIREIWNLHSDLKRDEDLQEQFLSVLNKMESNILGVYQKINDVTNEIDILKSKIQEVNNEIAIDIAKLNNTKNNVQQVLTDCFSIKENIEHMMNEIAKVEQLAKEIKKYASAYKL
- a CDS encoding coiled-coil domain-containing protein, encoding MKFFKSISKRLKEYMKNKLNFAKVISFLLIVLFACLIVFSTYSVAKNIAVSAELKSAKNIVASVNKYLEYKLNLVEVQADSFASNPQVVKLVTQYDSLDDYEKYAIDNAIQQYLNAISDTAKVISFILYIPKHPNITPQLRGQSPYNVNYIGQNRNLISQLKEEGWGNLPSDLEIKFGADKDTVNQSICYFKWIGDKNKKEGIVIFGVSFELLNELLDEAYGSSADKFLLVSNQKVVYSKTKMSLNAVKHIGLDEFIVKDKKLIYRYRVANFPLDIYVVKQVEFKGLTYIPFIIFLFIALLAWRILSMIMKNIKKELTAIETYMNTLQPTNEIKLLNEFYNSAQELIETKEEISRMNVDITKKFSVYLENALKSVNIMIEEIHGIEDNLESINGIWYKMKELFLSISDNINKIMVTEDKFSKRFIEDNQKIQEEAQKLRDIISDYKHKIKDIINKKKVALTKIDQISTQLEKLKELENFNRQSINSVEQLDIISLNSIIKTAKEESNRTLNMISQQLIYQTKLLKSDLVNITKIIQNIIKSTPSISKYNNIMNNMDLYTSYDMHFDEIKRVLHEMSENVIEVNDKTKQQKDVLRKMIDNYNIAFDEITNMKDYFYELTSSLRAYRTSVDSLKNQLQEIVEIITKLKKHWSE